From Rhizobium sp. NZLR1, a single genomic window includes:
- a CDS encoding ABC transporter ATP-binding protein — protein sequence MAHVVLKDLVKTYGSFKAVNNVSLTVNDGEFVALVGPSGCGKTTTLNLVAGLIPITSGDIVIGDRVVNDLDPKDRDIAMVFQNYALYPQKSVYKNLAFPLQMRKLPRDEIDKRVKEAARVLDMTQLLERKPRELSGGQQQRVALGRALVRDPAVFLMDEPLSNLDAKLRVQMRSEIKRFHQDLKATIIYVTHDQLEAVTMADRMAVMNGGYLQQYDSPAQVFAHPVNMFVASFVGSPAMSLVPLEASTASGNTVLTSAEGWCLELSPNNAQKVARATTKKVVLGARHSTIKLHKSAMPGSIPAKAYTVEPTGDVTFVQALLSGAIVNVSVPPTIAVAPDEQIWLEFDQERMHLFDGETEMALKAN from the coding sequence GTGGCCCACGTGGTCCTCAAAGATCTGGTCAAGACCTATGGCAGCTTCAAAGCTGTCAACAATGTTTCGCTGACGGTCAACGACGGCGAATTCGTTGCGCTCGTCGGCCCTTCAGGCTGCGGCAAGACCACCACACTCAATCTTGTGGCAGGGCTCATCCCCATCACATCCGGCGACATCGTCATCGGCGACCGGGTGGTCAACGACCTCGACCCCAAGGACCGGGACATCGCAATGGTGTTCCAGAACTACGCGCTCTATCCGCAGAAATCGGTCTACAAAAATCTGGCGTTCCCGTTGCAGATGCGCAAACTGCCAAGGGACGAGATCGACAAGAGGGTCAAGGAAGCAGCGCGCGTGCTCGATATGACGCAGCTGCTCGAGCGCAAGCCACGCGAACTTTCGGGCGGGCAACAGCAGCGCGTGGCGCTGGGCCGTGCCCTCGTTCGCGATCCAGCGGTATTCCTGATGGATGAACCACTCTCCAACCTCGACGCAAAGCTGCGCGTGCAGATGCGGTCGGAGATCAAGCGTTTCCACCAGGACCTCAAAGCAACGATCATCTACGTGACGCACGACCAGCTCGAAGCGGTCACGATGGCCGACAGGATGGCGGTGATGAATGGCGGCTACCTGCAGCAATACGATTCACCGGCGCAGGTCTTTGCCCATCCGGTGAACATGTTCGTCGCCAGCTTCGTCGGCAGCCCGGCGATGAGCCTTGTTCCGCTGGAAGCATCAACGGCAAGCGGCAACACCGTGTTGACCAGCGCGGAGGGCTGGTGCCTCGAACTCTCGCCAAACAACGCCCAGAAGGTCGCCAGGGCAACCACCAAGAAAGTCGTCCTCGGCGCACGTCACTCGACGATCAAGCTGCACAAGAGTGCGATGCCTGGAAGCATCCCGGCAAAGGCCTACACGGTGGAGCCGACCGGGGACGTCACCTTCGTACAGGCGTTGCTGTCCGGCGCCATCGTCAATGTCAGCGTGCCGCCGACCATTGCCGTCGCGCCCGACGAACAGATTTGGCTCGAGTTCGATCAAGAGCGGATGCATTTGTTCGACGGCGAAACAGAAATGGCCCTCAAGGCCAACTGA
- a CDS encoding carbohydrate ABC transporter permease, producing the protein MSTIAETAHRGRARRRMRIDGWRWGGRIFLVFMLLYTALPMIWMLITSIKSGFAAMQFPPQWWPDHPTLASYQKLLDPQNSVGQDFLRFFWNSLFVSTATTILSVIVAVPAAYAFSRFTFPGRNFLFFAVLLRNMFPAVIFLVPLFILMRAIGLVNTHGSLVLTYLTFGLPLAIWLLKGFYDNIPVQLEQAARIDGATRFQAFFLIVMPLSAPGIIATAIYSFIGAWNEYIYAYTFLSKNDQLTLPVGIQRFFSENTTDFPGLMAASFMMSVPVVVLFLVLQRYFVRALTEGAVKH; encoded by the coding sequence ATGAGCACGATTGCCGAGACTGCTCATCGAGGCCGGGCGCGTCGCCGTATGCGCATCGATGGATGGCGGTGGGGCGGACGCATCTTCCTTGTGTTCATGCTGCTTTACACCGCATTACCGATGATCTGGATGCTGATCACCTCGATCAAGTCCGGCTTCGCGGCCATGCAATTCCCGCCGCAATGGTGGCCAGACCACCCCACCCTCGCCAGCTACCAAAAGCTGCTCGATCCGCAAAACAGCGTCGGCCAGGACTTCCTGCGCTTCTTTTGGAACAGCCTTTTCGTCTCCACCGCCACGACCATCCTTTCGGTGATCGTGGCAGTTCCTGCGGCCTACGCGTTTTCACGCTTCACCTTCCCGGGCCGGAACTTTCTGTTCTTCGCCGTCTTGCTTCGGAACATGTTCCCGGCAGTGATCTTTCTCGTGCCGCTCTTCATCTTGATGCGCGCGATCGGGCTGGTGAACACGCATGGGTCGCTCGTCCTCACCTACCTCACATTCGGCCTGCCGCTGGCAATCTGGCTCCTCAAGGGCTTCTATGACAATATCCCGGTGCAACTCGAGCAGGCGGCGCGCATCGACGGGGCAACGCGGTTCCAGGCCTTTTTCCTGATCGTGATGCCGCTCTCGGCGCCAGGAATTATCGCCACGGCGATCTATTCCTTCATTGGCGCGTGGAACGAGTACATCTACGCCTACACCTTCCTCTCCAAGAACGATCAGTTGACGCTGCCGGTCGGCATTCAGCGCTTCTTCTCGGAAAATACAACGGACTTTCCGGGTCTGATGGCGGCCAGCTTCATGATGAGCGTGCCCGTCGTGGTCCTGTTCCTTGTCCTGCAACGATACTTCGTACGCGCCCTCACGGAAGGCGCAGTCAAGCACTAG
- a CDS encoding sugar ABC transporter permease, with protein sequence MTILTGKAEARRRPQLDRSGVLRKIWQHRADYAYVLPAIAVMLIVIAYPIYYTIELSFFNTPPGLQLRDKIFIGLDNYISILTSPVFWKVTSNTLIWTLGSTFISFVLGFASALALHRDFVGRGILRAVLIIPWVISAVAASYIWKWIYHSDFGIIGAVLVGLGLADRPPNFIDSVSTVLPSLIVVNIWREFPFAMIMMMAGLQTVPDQLLRAAKVDGANAWQRFWHVTFPHLRNVSTVTILLLAVANFNSFIIPWIMTGGGPSNASHIWITHIYELAFGRQRWGVASAYSVLLFLILMSLGYFYVRALSGNEQKDGS encoded by the coding sequence GTGACGATCTTGACTGGCAAGGCCGAGGCTCGACGAAGACCGCAACTCGATAGGTCCGGCGTGCTGCGAAAGATTTGGCAGCATCGCGCTGACTACGCGTACGTGCTTCCTGCGATCGCCGTGATGCTCATCGTCATAGCCTACCCTATCTACTACACGATCGAACTGTCGTTCTTCAACACACCGCCTGGCCTGCAGCTGCGGGACAAGATTTTCATCGGCCTCGACAACTACATCTCCATCCTCACAAGTCCGGTGTTCTGGAAGGTCACCTCGAACACTCTTATCTGGACACTGGGATCCACTTTCATCTCATTTGTCCTGGGGTTTGCCAGCGCCCTGGCGCTCCATCGTGACTTTGTCGGCCGTGGCATCCTGCGCGCCGTCCTGATCATTCCCTGGGTCATCAGCGCGGTCGCCGCGTCCTATATCTGGAAGTGGATCTACCATTCGGACTTTGGGATCATTGGGGCGGTGCTGGTCGGCCTCGGATTGGCCGACCGGCCGCCGAATTTCATCGACAGCGTCAGCACGGTGCTGCCCTCGCTGATCGTCGTCAATATCTGGCGAGAGTTTCCCTTTGCCATGATCATGATGATGGCTGGCCTGCAGACGGTTCCCGACCAGTTGCTACGCGCCGCAAAAGTCGACGGAGCCAATGCATGGCAGCGGTTCTGGCACGTCACCTTCCCGCACTTGAGAAACGTCTCGACTGTGACGATCCTTCTGCTGGCAGTGGCCAACTTCAATTCTTTCATCATCCCCTGGATCATGACCGGCGGCGGGCCGTCGAATGCATCGCATATCTGGATCACCCATATTTATGAACTCGCCTTCGGCCGCCAGCGCTGGGGAGTGGCATCGGCCTATTCGGTGCTGCTGTTCCTGATCCTGATGTCGCTCGGCTACTTCTACGTCCGTGCGCTGAGCGGCAACGAGCAAAAGGACGGGAGTTGA
- a CDS encoding sugar ABC transporter substrate-binding protein, giving the protein MSRISFGGAVLRGTVSTALMMSLMSASALGASVDLSKWSPQYVRSIAGTQDFDTAADCAKVTPLDYKGRLTFWYQGVFEGDPDLLRQYYKEFFETFRKTYPNIELEEQALTYNDLLDKFRTALLGNAAPMAVRLQILGGTEFASKGYLQPLKPEDVGYSTEDFWPGAMKAVTWEGVTYGIPTNNETMAFIWNADIFKRAGLDPDKAPATWDDVVKDSKQIHDKLGIAGYGLVARKNAGNTPYRFMPQLWAYGGGVFDEATANPTYKEVELNSPQSKAALQASYDMYVRDKSVPVSALTNQQADNQPLFLAGQLGMMISHPSDYNVMLDLQKKATDTDKDKAQTVIDNMRYGLIPTGPDGKRAVVFGGSNIHILKPEYVEGGKVDEAAAKAIICMWTSPEWSLKMAYAGSNPGNLNGFKTKWMKERLDSIKFLDVTTSMLPYGIPFPALPQSPEIMNIIVPDMLQNALTGAMTVDQAADDAAKKVKDLMDGGL; this is encoded by the coding sequence ATGTCGAGGATTTCATTCGGTGGTGCCGTCCTGCGCGGCACTGTTTCCACTGCTTTGATGATGTCGTTGATGTCCGCGTCGGCGCTCGGAGCGTCGGTCGACTTGAGCAAGTGGTCGCCGCAATATGTGCGTTCGATTGCTGGCACACAGGATTTTGACACGGCGGCCGATTGCGCCAAGGTCACTCCGCTCGACTATAAGGGGCGACTGACTTTCTGGTATCAGGGCGTGTTCGAGGGCGACCCCGACCTCCTGCGCCAGTATTACAAGGAGTTCTTCGAGACCTTCCGCAAAACCTATCCAAACATCGAGCTTGAGGAACAAGCCCTCACCTATAATGACCTGCTGGACAAGTTCCGGACCGCGCTCCTTGGCAATGCTGCGCCCATGGCGGTCCGCCTGCAAATCCTGGGCGGCACCGAGTTCGCCTCAAAGGGCTATTTGCAGCCGCTCAAACCCGAGGATGTAGGGTATTCGACCGAGGATTTCTGGCCGGGCGCAATGAAGGCTGTAACCTGGGAGGGGGTGACTTACGGCATTCCCACCAACAACGAGACGATGGCGTTCATCTGGAACGCCGACATCTTCAAGCGTGCAGGCCTCGATCCGGATAAGGCTCCGGCAACCTGGGACGACGTCGTCAAGGATTCCAAACAGATCCACGACAAGCTCGGCATTGCCGGTTACGGTCTCGTGGCTCGCAAGAATGCCGGCAATACGCCGTACCGTTTCATGCCGCAGCTATGGGCCTATGGTGGTGGCGTCTTCGACGAAGCTACCGCCAACCCGACCTATAAGGAGGTCGAACTCAACAGTCCGCAGAGCAAGGCGGCATTGCAAGCCTCCTACGATATGTATGTTCGCGACAAGTCGGTTCCGGTTTCGGCGCTCACCAACCAGCAGGCCGACAACCAGCCGCTCTTCCTCGCTGGCCAGCTCGGCATGATGATCTCGCACCCGTCCGACTACAACGTCATGCTCGACCTGCAGAAAAAGGCGACGGATACCGACAAGGACAAGGCGCAGACCGTAATCGACAACATGCGCTACGGCCTGATTCCGACTGGCCCCGACGGCAAGCGTGCCGTCGTGTTTGGCGGCTCCAACATTCACATCCTGAAGCCCGAATATGTCGAGGGCGGCAAGGTAGACGAGGCGGCTGCAAAGGCTATCATCTGCATGTGGACGAGCCCCGAATGGTCGCTGAAGATGGCCTATGCCGGCTCGAACCCGGGAAACCTTAACGGCTTCAAGACCAAATGGATGAAGGAACGTCTTGATAGTATCAAGTTCCTTGATGTCACGACCTCGATGCTGCCATACGGCATCCCGTTCCCGGCGCTGCCACAGTCCCCCGAGATCATGAACATCATCGTCCCGGACATGCTGCAGAATGCCCTGACCGGAGCCATGACCGTCGACCAAGCGGCTGATGACGCAGCCAAGAAGGTAAAAGACCTGATGGACGGCGGACTCTAG
- a CDS encoding GntR family transcriptional regulator, whose protein sequence is MAETSDFKAQPPEGIDAIGASSEGASLYQLIRDDIIEGRLAANERLVVTDLARRHGTSTNPVREALQLLRGEGFVTLVPNRGARVRPIDQDFVRDIYEIGVLIEPALTRWFVNMATVEDIAELERIQGLIEENNFADTFRHSELDTAFHTVMYQRHYNRHAAELWWKHREVLRAVSRRFNFTLARRAAILSEHRELIAHVKAGNANEAGELIARHVEGSGRHILEHMRARNAARAG, encoded by the coding sequence TTGGCCGAAACAAGCGATTTTAAAGCGCAGCCACCCGAGGGGATCGACGCTATCGGGGCCTCCAGCGAGGGCGCCTCGCTTTATCAGTTGATCAGGGACGACATTATTGAAGGGCGGCTCGCTGCCAACGAACGGCTTGTCGTCACCGATCTCGCCCGGCGCCACGGCACCTCGACCAACCCGGTGCGAGAGGCTCTGCAACTATTGCGCGGGGAGGGCTTCGTCACCCTCGTTCCCAACCGCGGGGCGCGCGTCCGGCCCATAGATCAGGATTTTGTTCGGGACATCTACGAAATAGGAGTCTTGATCGAGCCGGCACTGACGCGATGGTTCGTGAATATGGCCACCGTCGAGGACATTGCTGAACTCGAACGCATCCAGGGCTTGATCGAAGAGAACAACTTCGCCGACACGTTCAGGCACAGCGAGCTGGACACCGCCTTTCACACCGTAATGTACCAAAGGCACTACAACCGCCATGCCGCCGAGCTTTGGTGGAAGCATCGCGAAGTGCTTCGAGCCGTGAGCCGGCGTTTCAACTTCACGCTCGCCCGGCGTGCCGCGATCCTTAGCGAGCATCGCGAGCTCATCGCGCATGTAAAAGCGGGAAATGCGAACGAGGCAGGCGAACTCATCGCACGCCATGTCGAGGGCTCCGGCCGGCACATCCTCGAACACATGCGTGCGCGAAACGCCGCTCGGGCAGGATAG
- a CDS encoding mandelate racemase/muconate lactonizing enzyme family protein: MKITSVRPWLIKSDASYWGEYLFVEVTTDEGVSGWGEITTTTRLANRALCTILRQIGAAVTGEDPARIEYLWHKIFRSFTYMGSRGAAVECVSAIDIALWDIRGKVLGKPIYELLGGPVRDEIALYTHPNQAKFTSNEAVVREIRDIVESGHTALKFDPFPHQGRTADGQFREQRDGYLDGSMTRKDEREAAELTALIRETAGSDVDILIDAHGRFDVPTAIRLCRSLEEAGQIDWFEEPCPPESLNALRQVREKVSAAISWGERGHTKWDFVPVLENKLADYIMPDVTWTGGITELKKISALCEAYYIPVSPHDAAGPINVVAGAQVMMTVPNFYKLETSEWNLGKYDHLIDRPLDVSNGSLKLTPKPGLGVEMNRDYLQNHEIELD; encoded by the coding sequence ATGAAAATCACCAGCGTTCGGCCGTGGCTGATCAAGTCCGATGCTTCTTATTGGGGAGAGTATCTGTTCGTCGAAGTGACGACCGACGAGGGGGTGAGCGGCTGGGGAGAAATCACCACCACGACAAGGCTCGCTAATCGCGCCCTCTGCACGATCCTGCGGCAGATCGGTGCCGCTGTGACAGGCGAGGACCCGGCGCGTATTGAGTATCTGTGGCACAAGATATTCCGCAGCTTCACCTACATGGGCAGTCGGGGTGCCGCAGTCGAATGCGTGAGCGCCATCGACATAGCCCTCTGGGATATCCGAGGCAAGGTCCTGGGTAAGCCGATTTACGAACTGTTGGGTGGACCGGTACGCGATGAAATTGCGCTCTACACCCATCCCAACCAGGCCAAATTTACCAGCAACGAGGCTGTGGTCCGCGAAATTCGAGACATCGTCGAGTCCGGCCACACGGCGCTCAAGTTCGATCCTTTCCCCCACCAAGGCCGCACCGCCGATGGACAGTTTCGCGAACAGCGGGACGGCTACCTCGATGGCAGCATGACCCGCAAAGATGAGCGCGAAGCCGCCGAACTCACTGCTCTGATCCGCGAAACGGCGGGCTCTGATGTCGACATCCTCATCGATGCGCACGGCCGGTTCGACGTTCCCACCGCCATTCGCCTTTGTCGAAGCCTCGAGGAAGCTGGTCAGATCGACTGGTTCGAGGAGCCCTGTCCACCGGAGAGCCTCAACGCTCTCAGACAGGTCCGTGAGAAGGTCAGCGCCGCTATCTCGTGGGGCGAACGCGGCCACACGAAGTGGGATTTCGTGCCGGTGCTCGAAAACAAGCTCGCTGACTACATCATGCCTGATGTCACATGGACCGGCGGCATTACCGAACTCAAGAAGATTTCTGCCCTATGCGAAGCCTACTACATCCCGGTCTCGCCGCATGACGCCGCAGGGCCGATCAATGTGGTTGCGGGAGCGCAGGTGATGATGACCGTTCCCAACTTCTACAAACTCGAAACGTCGGAGTGGAACCTGGGTAAATACGATCACCTCATCGACAGACCACTCGATGTTTCGAACGGTAGCCTCAAGCTTACGCCCAAGCCCGGTCTCGGCGTCGAAATGAACCGCGACTACCTTCAAAACCACGAGATAGAGCTGGACTAG
- a CDS encoding mandelate racemase/muconate lactonizing enzyme family protein, whose protein sequence is MPEADGADEALNRVNTHSKPSDLRITDMRVAEIVGAPFTSVLLKIYTNQGIVGLGEVRDGASATYALMLKSRLLGENPCDIDRLFRRIKQFGGHGRQGGGVSAIEIALWDLAGKAYGVPIYQMLGGRFREKVRVYCDTDATVPSGTETGKRLKQRMELGFTFLKMDLGLMQIADVPGAVVFPAGSLEGYRDPPNRGPLKTIEERRVRNAAYDLHNVQHPFTGLHFSDKGLDLLEQYIAEVREVIGMDVPLAIDHIGHISMQNGIRLARRIEKYVPAWLEDVIPWQYTEQYRQLQDATTVPICTGEDIYLKEGFEPLLNSGGVSVIHPDLLTSGGILETKKIGDMAQDQGVAMAIHMAESPIAAMAAAHVATATENFMALEYHSADVDWWDDIVTGLPRPLVKNGFITVSDKPGLGIDDVVDEVISQHLQPGVTGIWQPTDHWDDEYSWDRTWS, encoded by the coding sequence ATGCCAGAGGCAGATGGAGCCGACGAGGCGCTCAATCGGGTGAACACGCATTCCAAGCCGTCCGATCTTCGCATCACCGACATGCGGGTAGCCGAAATTGTCGGCGCGCCGTTCACCTCAGTGCTGCTTAAGATTTACACCAACCAGGGCATCGTCGGGCTTGGCGAGGTGCGCGACGGCGCCAGCGCCACCTACGCGCTGATGCTGAAGAGCCGGTTGCTTGGCGAGAACCCTTGCGACATCGACCGCCTGTTTCGCCGGATCAAGCAGTTCGGCGGGCACGGCCGGCAAGGCGGTGGCGTATCGGCGATTGAAATCGCGTTGTGGGATCTTGCCGGCAAGGCCTATGGCGTCCCCATCTACCAGATGCTCGGCGGTCGTTTTCGGGAGAAAGTGCGCGTCTACTGCGATACCGACGCCACCGTGCCGAGCGGCACCGAGACTGGTAAGCGCCTCAAGCAGCGCATGGAGCTCGGCTTCACCTTCCTCAAGATGGACTTAGGACTGATGCAGATCGCAGATGTGCCCGGTGCCGTCGTCTTTCCTGCCGGCTCACTGGAAGGATACCGCGATCCTCCCAATCGCGGGCCGCTGAAGACCATTGAAGAGCGGCGTGTCCGCAACGCTGCGTACGATTTGCATAACGTCCAGCACCCGTTTACCGGCCTCCACTTTTCCGACAAGGGCCTCGACCTGCTTGAGCAATACATCGCCGAGGTTCGTGAGGTCATCGGCATGGATGTGCCGCTCGCCATCGATCATATCGGCCATATCTCGATGCAGAACGGCATTCGCCTCGCCCGGCGAATTGAAAAATACGTGCCGGCCTGGCTCGAAGATGTGATCCCATGGCAGTATACCGAGCAATACCGACAACTGCAGGACGCCACCACGGTGCCGATCTGCACTGGCGAGGACATATACCTCAAGGAGGGCTTCGAGCCTCTGCTCAACAGCGGCGGCGTCTCCGTTATCCACCCGGACCTGCTCACCAGCGGGGGCATCCTCGAAACCAAGAAGATTGGTGATATGGCGCAGGACCAGGGCGTCGCCATGGCCATCCATATGGCAGAAAGTCCAATCGCCGCAATGGCCGCGGCACATGTCGCGACCGCGACCGAAAATTTCATGGCGCTCGAATACCATTCCGCCGATGTCGACTGGTGGGACGATATCGTCACGGGCCTTCCCCGGCCGCTGGTGAAGAATGGCTTCATCACTGTCTCGGACAAGCCCGGCCTGGGGATTGACGACGTTGTCGACGAGGTGATCTCGCAGCATCTGCAGCCGGGCGTCACCGGCATTTGGCAGCCTACGGATCACTGGGACGATGAGTATTCCTGGGATCGCACCTGGAGCTGA
- a CDS encoding mandelate racemase/muconate lactonizing enzyme family protein: MKITDLRCAVIGKHPIVRIVTDEGLYGLGEVEFTKSYLKPFVLHFHEALVGEDPTDVERVMLKIRQRGSFKPYGAAVSAIEHALWDIAGKAAGVPAYKLLGGKVRDKVRVYNGSVRQKRTGDRPEDYAADVKWMMEQPQNFFMVKQGISFHSNMKDTIEGFHYGVTQNKAGYHGAMDQGVISERGFNHMLDCVIAMKEVLGDKVSLALDCGPGWMLPDAIKFARAVEKYNLMWLEDMLTGDYVPWVNPQAYRELTTSTSTPIHTGEQIYLRHNFKELIETQAVRVIGPDPADVGGIAELKWVAEHAYMHSILMAPHGTANGLLGLGALINVCATLPANYVAFEYPTASDPWWEDLVIGLPPQIVKDSMVDLLEAPGLGVDIDAEGARRYLREEDAGFFD, translated from the coding sequence ATGAAGATCACCGATCTCCGCTGCGCCGTTATTGGCAAACACCCGATCGTGCGCATCGTTACGGACGAGGGCCTCTATGGCTTGGGCGAAGTCGAATTCACCAAGTCCTACCTCAAGCCCTTTGTGCTGCATTTCCACGAGGCGCTGGTCGGCGAGGATCCGACCGACGTCGAGAGAGTCATGCTGAAGATCCGCCAACGCGGCTCTTTCAAGCCGTACGGCGCGGCGGTGAGCGCTATCGAGCATGCGCTGTGGGATATTGCTGGCAAGGCCGCGGGCGTGCCCGCCTATAAACTGCTCGGCGGCAAGGTGCGGGACAAGGTGCGCGTCTACAACGGCTCAGTTCGCCAGAAGCGCACGGGCGACCGGCCGGAGGATTACGCCGCTGACGTCAAATGGATGATGGAGCAGCCGCAGAACTTCTTCATGGTCAAGCAAGGAATCTCGTTCCACTCCAACATGAAGGACACCATCGAGGGCTTCCACTACGGCGTGACGCAGAACAAGGCCGGCTATCACGGCGCCATGGATCAAGGCGTGATCAGCGAGCGCGGTTTCAATCACATGCTCGACTGCGTGATCGCGATGAAGGAAGTGCTAGGCGACAAAGTCAGCCTGGCGCTCGACTGCGGCCCGGGCTGGATGCTGCCCGATGCAATTAAGTTCGCTCGCGCGGTCGAGAAGTACAATTTGATGTGGCTCGAGGACATGCTGACCGGCGACTACGTGCCGTGGGTCAATCCGCAGGCCTACCGGGAACTGACAACCTCCACCTCGACGCCAATCCACACTGGTGAGCAGATCTACCTGCGGCACAATTTCAAAGAACTGATCGAGACGCAGGCGGTACGCGTCATCGGCCCCGATCCAGCGGACGTTGGCGGCATTGCCGAGCTCAAATGGGTCGCCGAGCATGCCTACATGCATTCGATCCTGATGGCACCGCACGGCACCGCTAACGGCCTGCTGGGCCTCGGCGCGTTGATCAATGTCTGCGCCACGTTGCCGGCAAATTACGTCGCGTTCGAATATCCGACCGCTTCCGACCCCTGGTGGGAGGATCTTGTCATCGGCTTGCCGCCGCAGATCGTGAAGGACAGCATGGTGGACCTACTGGAAGCGCCGGGGCTGGGCGTCGATATCGACGCTGAAGGAGCCAGGAGATATCTCAGGGAAGAGGATGCAGGCTTTTTCGACTGA
- the lpdA gene encoding dihydrolipoyl dehydrogenase, with translation MSYDVIIIGTGPGGYVCAVKAAQLGLKVAVVEKRATYGGTCLNVGCIPSKALLHASEIFHQAGHGMSALGIDVPAPTLNLGNMMAHKDATVKSNVDGVAFLFKKNKIDAFQGSGKIVSAGKVAVIADDGKVQEIEGKNIVIATGSDIAGIPGVQVEIDEKTIISSTGGIALEKVPETLIVVGGGVIGLELGSVWSRLGAKVTVVEYLDTILGGMDGEVSKQFQRMLAKQGIDFHLGAKVTGVEKGDKCAKITFEPAKGGDKVTLDADVVLIATGRKPYTAGLGLEEAGVTLDNRGRVEIDGHFKTNVAGIYAIGDVVKGPMLAHKAEDEGVALAEILAGQHGHVNYEVIPSVVYTQPEIASVGKTEEELKAAGIAYKVGKFPFTANGRARAMLATDGFVKILADKETDRVLGGHIVGFGAGEMIHEITVLMEFGGSSEDLGRTCHAHPTMSEAVKEAALATFFKPIHM, from the coding sequence ATGTCCTACGATGTGATCATTATCGGCACCGGCCCGGGCGGCTATGTCTGCGCCGTCAAAGCAGCCCAGCTCGGCCTCAAGGTCGCTGTCGTCGAAAAGCGCGCGACCTATGGCGGCACTTGCCTGAACGTCGGCTGCATTCCGTCGAAGGCCCTGCTGCATGCCTCCGAAATCTTCCATCAGGCCGGCCACGGCATGAGCGCTCTCGGGATCGACGTCCCGGCGCCGACGCTCAACCTCGGCAATATGATGGCCCACAAGGACGCCACGGTGAAGTCGAATGTCGACGGCGTCGCCTTCCTCTTCAAGAAAAACAAGATCGATGCCTTCCAGGGCAGCGGCAAGATCGTCTCGGCAGGCAAGGTTGCCGTCATCGCCGACGACGGCAAGGTGCAGGAGATCGAAGGCAAGAACATCGTCATTGCCACCGGCTCCGACATTGCCGGCATTCCCGGCGTGCAGGTCGAGATCGATGAGAAGACCATCATCTCGTCCACCGGCGGCATCGCGCTGGAAAAGGTGCCGGAAACGCTGATCGTCGTCGGCGGCGGCGTCATCGGGCTCGAACTCGGCTCGGTCTGGTCGCGGCTTGGCGCCAAGGTCACCGTCGTCGAATATCTCGACACCATTCTCGGCGGCATGGACGGCGAAGTCTCCAAACAGTTCCAGCGCATGCTCGCCAAGCAGGGCATCGATTTCCATCTCGGCGCCAAGGTGACCGGCGTCGAAAAGGGCGACAAGTGCGCCAAGATCACATTCGAGCCGGCCAAGGGCGGTGACAAGGTGACGCTCGACGCCGACGTCGTGCTAATCGCCACCGGCCGCAAGCCCTATACAGCGGGTCTCGGCCTGGAAGAGGCCGGTGTTACGCTTGACAATCGCGGCCGCGTCGAGATCGACGGTCACTTCAAGACCAATGTCGCCGGCATCTATGCGATCGGCGACGTGGTCAAGGGTCCGATGCTGGCGCACAAGGCGGAAGACGAGGGTGTGGCGCTCGCCGAAATTCTCGCCGGCCAGCATGGGCACGTCAATTACGAGGTGATTCCGAGCGTCGTCTACACGCAGCCGGAGATCGCGTCGGTCGGCAAGACCGAGGAAGAACTGAAGGCCGCGGGCATCGCCTACAAGGTCGGCAAGTTCCCGTTCACGGCCAATGGCCGCGCCCGCGCGATGCTGGCGACAGACGGTTTCGTCAAGATCCTTGCCGACAAGGAAACCGACCGGGTGCTCGGCGGCCATATCGTCGGCTTCGGCGCCGGCGAGATGATCCACGAGATCACCGTGCTGATGGAGTTCGGCGGCTCGTCGGAAGATCTCGGCCGTACCTGCCACGCGCATCCGACCATGTCGGAAGCGGTGAAGGAGGCCGCGCTCGCGACCTTCTTCAAGCCGATCCATATGTAA